In the genome of Cherax quadricarinatus isolate ZL_2023a chromosome 40, ASM3850222v1, whole genome shotgun sequence, one region contains:
- the LOC138853802 gene encoding uncharacterized protein → MDSLDFWLKAGKEMGFTGQSLDNYITAKMAIVKKEEREKEQERLAREEKKEQERLAREEKKEQERLAREEKRLAREEKKEQERLAREDKIEQERIAREDRVQAREVAFKMKEIEEQAKQRELEQSRLELEAKKIELSKQKIDEGVLEYPSQEPNIRMPQIPPFSEQDDIAAYITRFESTATLCDWPSDSWATRLGLLLSGSALNVYSTLPSEVISSYSLLKKAILQAFKKTTHHYRSEFRHVKITPNQNYMQFLTTLFRLFDSWIESAEVDHDFESLRDLMVRDQFLSSVNSDLRIFIKERNIHTAAEMAQAADIYACAHNNYPKERSRYKPVGPKQSEGSKPSIPKNSTAFTVKCFNCNEWGHRRPDCPRKKGENVGKCFTESNINAPFSEGTVNGMNVSTILRDTGCSCIVISSKLFPNLDSSRYKSTKLTDYLGRSDSFPTVRCFVRCKWFSGWVDAVVAPITSCSVLVGNIQGATFPSEKDCLEFGVSKEGLEPNISVSSQIVPDEIQLDNLNQRADGYKTPLTPLVSQSLDLDNADTSGKLRVAQSIQQLDSINVLTRAQSKVKPIHPLVLSKGKPIELSHIDLEGLQKTCPSLEESRKLALNGKVTQRKKFSYKFEFKHDLLYKTIVSADKPNDVGRSLLVIPQDCRETILRISHDLPVSGHFSHRKTYNKIKDLYFWPSMSSDIYKYCRSCHVCQLSTQKGRTRRVPMVKMPIFSVPFARVAVDIVGPITPRSSGGHKYILTMIDYASSFPEAVPLKSITSIEVAEALFSIFSRVGIPREILSDKGAQFTSELMEHVYQLVGVKPLFTTPYHPMCNGRVERQHAILKSILKKLCILKPTDWHRFLPCALFAMREIPSDSLGYSPFELLYGRQARGPLSILNELWSKDIKPEVQNSYQFLLDLRERLEETADLVSKNLEMSMETYKTYFDHKSSKRTFNVGDEVLVLLPDKSNKLLITWRGPYKVVKVCNKVDYILDVKGRERMYHVNILKRYHRREVNLCVNAFDEDTSSFSLDTSGDSYECRVCIIDDESFTESKELLDILTHDPSPKKSNVSINNDLSNKQKSQVSALVNSFSDVFTEVPGLTTTIVHKIELSDHEPVRRKIYPVPVHLRKTFDNEVDKLFNLNIIEPSKSAFCSPVVMVKKPDNSYRLAQDFRYLNTITKWDAEPMPVIDHDLYKFHDCKFFSELDISQAYHQVPLHPDSKPYTAFPTHRGLMQYRTMPFGLVTACATYIRLMRIVLSDLKNVSVYFDNIYIMTNIWEDHLNTLALVLKRLRTHGLTVKPQKCFLGYHKVQYLGFIISDNNFSPLPNKTKAVLESTFPATKKLLRSFLGSVNFYRNFVPNLSSLTSVLTDYLKKGVKEPLSCSEEALQSFEEIKRIFSNPPVLKLPDINKIFCLRTDASHSGLGAVLLQYYEETPFPVSFASKKLLPREERYSTVEKECYALVWGISRFKYYLYGKPFVLETDHKPLMYLENFKGSNSRLLRWALAIQPYKFKVVYISGSENHFSDWLSRGCS, encoded by the coding sequence atggattctttagatttctggttgaaagctggaaaggaaatgggatttactggacaaagccttgataattacattactgctaaaatggctattgTAAAGAAAGAGGAACGggaaaaagaacaggaaagactagctcgagaggagaaaaaggaacaggaaagactagctcgagaggagaaaaaagaacaggaaagactagctcgagaggagaaaagactagctcgagaagagaaaaaggaacaggaaagactagctcgggaagataaaatcgaacaggaaaggatagctagagaagacagagttcaggcaagagaggtagccttcaaaatgaaggaaattgaagAACAGGCTAAGCAGAGGGAGTTAGAACAAtcaaggttggaattagaagccaagaagatagaactatctaaacagaaaatagatgaaggggtactagaatatccttcccaagaacctaatattaggatgccacaaataccacctttctcagaacaagatgacatagcggcatatattactcgattcgagagtactgctactctctgtgactggccatcagattcttgggctactaggcttggcttactactgtcaggttcagcattaaacgtctattccactctaccctctgaggttatttctagttatagcctgctgaagaaagctatacttcaggctttcaaaaaaactactcatcattacaggtctGAGTTTAGACACGTTAAAATAACTCCTAATCAAAATTACATGCAATTcttaacaacacttttcagattatttgattcgtggattgaaagtgctgaggttgaccacgatttcgaatctttacgagacctgatggtaagagatcaattcctttcttctgtaaactctgacttacgaatattcattaaagaaaGAAACATTCATACGGCTGCggaaatggcacaagctgctgatatatatgcgtgcgctcataataactaccctaaagaacgtagcagatataagcctgttgggcctaagcaatctgagggatccaaaccctccatacctaagaattccacggccttcacagtaaaatgtttcaactgtaatgagtgGGGTCATAGAAGGCCCGACTGTCCTAggaaaaaaggtgaaaatgtcggtaaatgtttcactgaatcaaacataaacgcaccttttagtgaaggtacagtcaatggtatgaatgtgtcaaccattcttagagacactggatgttcctgtattgttatctcaagtaagcttttccctaacctagattcttcacgttataagtccactaaattaacggactatttaggaagaagcgattcttttccaacagtcaggtgtttcgttaggtgcaaatggttctcaggatgggtagatgccgtagttgccccgataacctcatgttctgttttggttgggaacatacaaggggctactttcccatctgagaaggactgtttggaatttggagtttccaaggaagggttggaacctaatatctctgtttcttcacagatagttccagatgagattcagttggataacctaaatcagagagctgatggttacaaaactccgttaacacctttagtaagtcagtcacttgacctggacaacgcagacaccagtggaaaactacgtgtggcacaatctatacaacaactagactcaattaacgtccttaccagagctcagtctaaggtaaaacctatccacccattagttctttccaaaggaaagccaatcgagctgtctcatatagatttagagggtcttcaaaagacttgtccttccttagaggaatctcggaagttagctttaaatggcaaggtgacccagagaaagaaattttcttacaagtttgagttcaaacacgatcttttgtacaagactatagtgtctgcggacaaacccaatgacgttggtcgaagcctgttagtcattccgcaggattgccgTGAAACCATTTTAAGAATTTCTCATGActtgccagtctctggccatttttcacataggaagacctataataaaatAAAGGACCTATATTTTTGGCCTAGCatgtcctctgacatctataagtactgcagatcatgtcacgtatgtcaactttccacgcagaagggtagaactaggagagttcctatggtaaagatgcctattttctcagtcccttttgcaagggttgcagtagatatagttggtcctatcacacctcgctcatcaggaggtcataaatatattttaactatgattgactacgcgtccagcttcccagaggcggtacccttaaaatccattacgtccatagaagtcgcagaagccttattttctattttttcacgtgtaggtatacctcgtgaaattctgtcggataaaggggctcaattcacttcagaattaatggaacacgtttatcaacttgtgggtgttaaacctcttttcactacaccttaccatccgatgtgtaacggaagagtggagcgacaacatgccatcctaaagtcaatactaaaaaaactatgtattcttaaaccaacggactggcatagatttttaccatgtgctcttttcgcaatgcgtgagattccaagtgattcccttggttattccccttttgaattgctttatgggagacaagctcgtggtccactatctattttgaatgaactttggtccaaagatatcaaacctgaggttcaaaacagctatcagtttcttttagatctaagggaaaggttggaagaaaccgccgatttggtcagtaaaaacctagagatgtctatggaaacgtacaagacctattttgaccataaaagctccaagcgtacgtttaatgttggtgatgaagttttagttctcctacctgacaaatccaacaaattgctaattacctggcgcggaccgtataaagtagtgaaggtctgcaataaggtagattatatcttggatgtcaagggtagagagagaatgtatcacgtcaatattttgaaacggtaccatagaagagaagttaatctttgcgtaaatgcctttgacgaagatacttcttctttcagcttggatacaagtggtgattcgtacgaatgtagagtttgtattatagatgacgagtcttttacagaatcgaaggaactactggatatcttaacgcatgatccctcaccaaagaagtcaaatgtcagcattaacaacgacttgtcaaataaacaaaagtctcaagtaagtgccttagtaaattcattttctgacgtattcacagaggtaccaggacttaccaccactattgtacacaagattgaattgtcggatcatgaaccagtaaggcggaaaatctaccctgttcccgttcacttacggaaaacttttgataatgaggtggacaaactatttaacttaaacatcatagaaccttcgaaatcagctttctgttcaccagttgttatggttaagaaacccgataattcttaccgactggcacaagattttcgttatttgaatactataactaaatgggatgcagaacccatgccagtaattgatcatgacttgtataaattccatgactgcaaattcttctcggaattagacatctcacaagcataccatcaagtgccattacacccagactcgaaaccatacactgctttccctactcatagaggtctaatgcaatatcgcacaatgcctttcggcttggttaccgcgtgtgccacgtatattaggcttatgagaatagttctttctgatctaaagaatgtatcagtgtattttgataatatttatatcatgacaaatatctgggaagaccatctaaatacactagcgcttgttttgaaaagactaagaactcacggccttacagttaaaccacaaaagtgctttcttggctatcataaggtacaataccttgggttcattatctctgataacaacttctcaccacttcctaataagaccaaagctgttttagaaagtacgttccctgctaccaaaaagttattaagaagtttccttggatctgtaaacttctatagaaatttcgtaccaaatctaagtagcttaacttcagttcttacagactatttgaaaaagggtgtcaaggaacctcttagttgttctgaggaagccctccaaagcttcgaagaa